A part of Aegilops tauschii subsp. strangulata cultivar AL8/78 chromosome 2, Aet v6.0, whole genome shotgun sequence genomic DNA contains:
- the LOC109740374 gene encoding syn-copalyl diphosphate synthase, chloroplastic yields the protein MVAASSSSSPSQHPIKNKASTRVNTRGRNKETQRRPRMLTFTAALRHVPVLDQPTAEPWRRLSLHLHSQRRPCGLVLISKSPSYPEVDLGEWKVDEYRQRTDEPSEMRQMIDAIRTALASLGDDETSMSVSAYDTALVALVKNLDGGDGPQFPSCIDWIVQNQLPDGSWGDPAFFMVQDRMISTLACVVAVKSWNIDSDNLCDRGVLFIKENMSRLVEEEQDWMPCGFEINFPALLEKAKDLDLDIPYDDPVLEEIYAKRNLKLSKIPLDVLHAIPTTLLFSVEGMVDLPLDWETLLRLRCPDGSFHSSPAATAAALSHTGDKECHAFLDRLIQKFEGGVPCSHSMDTFEQLWVVDRLMRLGISRHFTSEIQQCLEFIYRRWTQKGLAHNMHCPIPDIDDTAMGFRLLRQHGYDITPSVFKHFEKDGKFVCFPMETNHASVTPMHNTYRASQFMFPGDDDVLARAGRYCREFLQERQSSNKLYDKWIITKDLPGEVGYTLNFPWKASLPRIETRMYLDQYGGNNDVWIANVLYRMNLVSNDLYLKMAKADFREYQRLSRIEWNGLRKWYFRNHLQRYGATPKSALKAYFLASANIFEPGRAAERLAWARMAVLAEAVTTHFRHIGGPCYSTENLEELIDLVSFDDVSGGLREAWKQWLMAWTAKESHGSVDGDTALLFVRTIEICSGRIVSAEQKLNLWHYSQLEQLTSSICHKLATIGLSQNEASMENTEDLHRQVDLEMQELSWRVHQGCHGINRETRQTFLNVVKSFYYSAHCSPETVDSHIAKVIFQDVI from the exons ATGGTGGCGGCAAGTAGTAGCTCATCACCGAGCCAACATCCCATCAAAAATAAAGCATCCACAAGGGTTAACACAAGAGGGAGAAACAAAGAGACACAGAGAAGGCCGAGGATGCTGACATTCACTGCTGCACTCCGGCATGTTCCAGTGCTCGACCAGCCGACGGCCGAGCCATGGCGGCGACTTTCCCTGCACCTGCACTCTCAGCGTCGACCATGTG GGTTGGTGCTAATTAGCAAATCCCCATCCTATCCGGAGGTAGATTTGGGTGAATGGAAAGTTGATGAGTACAGACAACGCACG GATGAACCGAGCGAGATGCGACAGATGATCGATGCCATAAGAACGGCCCTGGCGTCATTGGGTGATGATGAGACGTCAATGAGTGTTTCAGCCTACGACACAGCGTTGGTCGCCCTTGTCAAGAACCTTGACGGAGGCGATGGACCGCAATTTCCCTCATGCATCGACTGGATTGTTCAAAATCAACTACCAGATGGTTCGTGGGGTGATCCTGCTTTCTTCATGGTCCAAGATCGGATGATCAGCACCCTGGCATGTGTGGTGGCAGTGAAGTCTTGGAACATTGACAGCGACAACTTGTGTGACAGGG GTGTGTTATTTATCAAAGAAAATATGAGCAGGTTGGTAGAAGAGGAACAGGACTGGATGCCATGCGGCTTTGAGATTAACTTCCCAGCACTCCTAGAGAAGGCCAAGGACCTGGACTTGGACATCCCTTATGATGACCCTGTTTTGGAAGAGATATATGCCAAGAGGAATCTGAAGCTCTCTAA GATACCTCTGGATGTGCTGCACGCCATACCAACGACCCTACTCTTCAGCGTGGAGGGAATGGTAGATTTACCACTGGACTGGGAAACGCTACTCCGATTGCGGTGTCCGgatggctccttccattcctcaCCTGCTGCCACAGCTGCTGCCCTCAGTCACACCGGTGACAAGGAATGCCATGCGTTCCTGGATAGGCTCATCCAAAAGTTCGAGGGGGGAG TGCCATGTAGCCACTCAATGGACACTTTTGAGCAATTATGGGTGGTCGATCGGCTGATGCGTCTGGGGATATCAAGGCACTTCACAAGTGAAATTCAGCAGTGCTTAGAGTTTATTTACAG GCGCTGGACTCAAAAGGGACTGGCTCACAACATGCACTGCCCAATCCCGGATATTGATGACACGGCCATGGGTTTCCGTCTCCTCCGTCAGCATGGCTACGACATCACTCCAT CTGTGTTTAAGCACTTTGAGAAGGATGGCAAGTTCGTCTGCTTCCCAATGGAGACCAACCACGCTTCTGTTACCCCAATGCACAACACTTACCGTGCATCTCAGTTCATGTTCCCTGGTGACGACGACGTCCTGGCTAGGGCCGGCCGCTATTGCCGTGAATTCCTTCAAGAGAGACAATCCTCCAACAAGCTGTACGACAAGTGGATCATCACCAAGGACCTGCCGGGCGAG GTCGGGTACACGCTAAACTTCCCATGGAAAGCAAGTTTGCCGCGAATTGAAACAAGGATGTATCTGGATCAGTATGGTGGCAACAATGATGTTTGGATTGCCAATGTCCTTTACAG AATGAATCTTGTGAGCAACGACCTGTACCTTAAAATGGCTAAGGCTGATTTCAGAGAATATCAAAGACTCTCCCGAATTGAATGGAATGGCCTCAGAAA GTGGTATTTCAGGAACCATCTGCAGAGGTATGGTGCGACTCCAAAGAGTGCGCTGAAGGCTTACTTCTTAGCTTCAGCAAATATCTTCGAACCCGGCCGAGCAGCAGAACGTCTAGCATGGGCTCGCATGGCGGTGCTTGCTGAGGCGGTTACAACTCACTTCCGACACATTGG GGGTCCATGCTATTCAACAGAGAATCTTGAAGAGCTTATCGACCTTGTTTCGTTTGATGATGTTTCCGGCGGCCTTCGTGAAGCG TGGAAGCAGTGGCTTATGGCATGGACTGCAAAGGAGAGCCATGGATCCGTTGATGGAGATACAGCATTGTTGTTCGTCCGCACCATCGAGATCTGCTCAGGAAGGATTGTTTCAGCCGAGCAGAAACTGAACCTTTGGCATTATTCCCAGCTCGAGCAGCTCACCTCTTCCATCTGCCACAAGCTTGCCACAATAGGTCTTTCTCAG AATGAGGCAAGTATGGAGAACACAGAGGACTTACACCGGCAAGTGGATTTGGAGATGCAAGAACTATCTTGGCGTGTTCATCAGGGTTGCCATGGCATCAATAGAGAGACCAGACAGACATTTCTCAATGTGGTGAAAAGCTTCTATTACTCGGCTCATTGCTCACCTGAAACAGTTGATAGCCACATCGCAAAGGTCATATTTCAGGATGTTATTTAG